The window AATGAACTTGTTAAAGCTGATTTCATGCTCTTTTTTGTCATAGTTTTTCTAGCAAGAGAAAAAACTTCTCTAAAAGTAGATAAACTATTATAACAATATAAATTATTAAAACTATATATATAGTTTATTCTATTTTTCCTGACATTTTTTATGCAACAATAGCAACAACCATTTTACCCATATAAAAACTATAAATAGTTAAAACGGTATAAACGGTTTTAACTATTTAAACAGTTAATATTATGACAGCCAAAATCATTGCTGTTGTCAACCAGAAGGGTGGCTCAGGAAAGACAACTGTTAGTATGCAGCTTGCTGGTGCGATTGCGCGGCGCAGCAACAAAGTCCTTGTGGTTGATGCAGATCCGCAAGGGACAGCTACACGTTGGGCTGCCTCCGCTCTTGACGAAACCCCCTTTCCTGCTGGCGTAGTAGGGCTGAGTGCTGCCAGTAACAAAGTCCACCGCGAAGTCAAAAAATTTATTGATGATTACGACTACATCATTATCGACTGCCCCCCAGCAGCTGATTCCCCTGTCCCGCAAAGCGCGTTGCTGATTGCAGACCTAGCTCTAGTGCCTATCATCCCTTCGCCATTGGATATGTGGGCTGCGGTTGGTATTCGACAGGTTATCCAGAATGTCAGTGATTTTAATGATGCCTTGCAGTCCCGGCTTGTCTTGAACCAGTGTCAGCCAAAAACTACCTTGGCGCAGGAAAGTTTGGAAGTCTTACCAGAATTTGGGATTTTGTTGGCTAAGACGCAAATACAGCATCGGCAAGTTTACCGCCAGTCTGCCGTGTTCGGTCAGACAGTCCATAATTTTGGCAACAAGGCTTCAGCCGCCATTTCGGAAATAGAGAGCCTGACCAACGAGGTTCTAGGAATACTGGGCGTTAAGCGTCAAAAAAGTAATAGTTAAAACTATTTATATAGTTTTTATCGTTTATATAGTTTAGATTAAACTCAGGTGGTAGCACTATAGTAAAGTTAATCGTCAAACCTAATTTCTCTTCAATTCGGGGTAAAGTTACAGAAGTTGTCACCAGGGGCAAAGTAGCTCGTAAGTACTACGAAACAACCGTTTCAGCTTTGATGATGATTTAGGCTAGCGATAATTGAATTAATGGATAAGATTGATCAAGCAATTTCCGGCTTGACAATTGTGTAAACACAGGGGGAACAATGACAATTAAAGAACAGATTACCCAAGAACTAGAAAAATTACCTGAACCGCTATTACAGGAAATTTTAGACTTTGTTCAGTTTGTACAAACCAAACATCAACAAATCGGCATATCTGCAAATAACCAACCAGAGGAACCACTTGTAGCAGAGCATACTTTAACAGGTTCCACTGCCCAAGATTTATTAGAATTTGTGGGAAGTTGGTCAGGTTCCGATATTAGAGAATGCCTGCAACTGGTTCATTCTAGTCGTATGCCACTAGAATTTTAATCATGTATCTACTTGATACTAATCACTGTTCCTTCTTGATAGAAGGTGTGCCAAGTGTCGCCAATCACTTGCGTTCGCTTGGTCAAGTACAACTGGCAACTAGTGTCATTGTTGCTGGTGAGTTGCACTTTATGGCGCAAAATTCAGAACAAAAAGCCGCTAATTTAATCAAAATAAATGCGTTTTTGCGCCGAATTAACCTATATGGAATCGACAAAGAAACGACAGAAATTTACGGTGATTTTAAATCAGAAATTATCAAGCAATTTGGGCCGAAAGAAAAAAGTAAACGTAGAACAACTAAATTAACTACTATTGGTATTAGTGAAAATGACCTCTGGATAGCTGCGACAGCTTTACGTCACTCATTGATTCTCGTTTCATGTGATAGTGACTTTGAGCGAATGCGACAAGTACTAGAATTTTCTTTGGAAAGTTGGGTTTAAATAAAACGGGCTTAATTGTGCTAAAAAATAAAGATAGTCAAAATTTAACTCCGGCGGCTCAAGATTTTTAAGTCTTTTCTAAATCAGTTCTGATATTGAGTCACTCATCTGCTTTTGCAAGCGCTGGCGGTTATCATCATATTTCAAAACCGTCTGCACTTGGGCGTGTCTGCTAAAGCGCTGGGTAGCACGGTAGTTCCCATTGTTCAAATCCAATACTGTAGTAATCGCACTGTGGCGGATGCGATGGGGTGACATCTTCTTAGTAATTCCGGCTTGCTTGCATAGCCCATCTACCAGTCGCCTGATTGCCTCCCCGGTTAATCTGTGTCCATTCTTGTGATAGGCCAGCACCGTAAAAAGCGGGTCATTACCCCGTTTTTTCTTACTTGCCTTAATCCAATCAGCGATCGCCGTTGCAGTTTTGTCTGATAAGTCAAGAACATCCTTCTGGCTACCCTTGCCTTTACCCAGGATTGCAAGAGTTTTCTCTTTGGCGTTAAAGTCACGCACATTTAGATTGACTATCTCCTGACGACGCAAGCCATTATCCCAAAGTAACCGCATAATGGCATAATCGCGCTTGCCCTTAAGGGTACTGCGGTCAACCAACGCTATGACTAGGGCATAGTCCTCGGCTGGAATGCCCATTGTGTCCCGGTAGGTTTCGACTTTTTCACCTTTGACATCATCTAGGGAGAAATTGCAGACCCCTAACCGTCGCCCCATCTCCACCATTGACTTGATAGCACTGAGGCGACGATTCACCGTAGCTTCTGCCAGTTTTTTCTTGATGAGGTGCGCCTTGTACTTGAGAACCACAGCTACAGCGTGACGCTGTTCCAGGTGAAGGAACTCTAACACTAAGTCCCGGCTGGGTTCTTTCTTGGCAATGAACAGGAAGAAATCTTTCAGGTCTTTTTGGTATTCGCGTTTGGTGTTCAGCGATCGCTTATCTCCAATCAGCTGCTGAATTACATCAGGATCATTCTCTAAGGAAAAGTCTTCTCCGATCGCCAACGCCAGCGAGTTTTCTAGAACACTCAGATTTTCAGGGTGGATCGGTGTCATCGGTGATAGAGCAGCAGAGGTTTGGGAAGTTTAATGCTATTTCAACATCTTAGTTGAAGAGAGGTGTTTATTACTCTAAGTGGTGCGAAAAATCCTATTGTCGCACTATCTTGCAACAAGGGGGGAGTGGGTCAGGGGCGAGTTCTTGTCAGCTAATTGACATTGATTGAGGGTGATTCAGAAAAATTAAATTAGATGAAAGTGTAAGCACGGACGATCTCTGTACGTGATTTGACGGTAAATGAACAGAGAGTTAACAAAGCGCGAACACCATTATCCATCGTTCGGAGTTAGGGTGTTCTAGCGCGTGTTTATGAGAGGTAGGGATTCAAGTTTTTGATATCAATATTGCTATCAAAAATGTCTATACTCGCTTCTATTCCTTTGGTTGAGTCAGTTTTTAAAGTTAATTTTGTATTCAATGACTGAAATCACAGATAAATAGTGATTTATATTACATCCATTTTAGTAAAAACTTGCAAATAATTATGTATAAATATTTACTAATAATTATTTGCGAGTATCCTTGTTACACTATTTAGTGGTTATGTAAATGATTTTTTTGAGAAAAAAATCGAAACAATCATCATTATTTATAATATTTTGCTCGTTTTGTATATCATTAATACTCGCATTAATTCATACTGTATTTACAATAAATATTATTTTTAGTATATTCGGATTAACTTTATTTTTATCAGGAATATTTTTAGAGTTAAGAAATAAAATTATAGAAAAAACTCAATTTAGATTAGTGCCGACAAAGCAGATAATATCAACAGAAAAAAGGACAATTGATACAAATGGTGGTAATTATAATGAAACCATTGGAAGAGATTATGTTGATGATGATTCTGTAACTAACAATATTAAAAATATTACTATTGGAAACAGAGAAGTAGAAATCAACCCCAACTATATTGTTGATACATTTGATGAATTTAGAGATATTTTAACGCAAAGTATAACTCAAAGCTCAAATGC is drawn from Nostoc sp. KVJ3 and contains these coding sequences:
- the parA gene encoding ParA family partition ATPase; protein product: MTAKIIAVVNQKGGSGKTTVSMQLAGAIARRSNKVLVVDADPQGTATRWAASALDETPFPAGVVGLSAASNKVHREVKKFIDDYDYIIIDCPPAADSPVPQSALLIADLALVPIIPSPLDMWAAVGIRQVIQNVSDFNDALQSRLVLNQCQPKTTLAQESLEVLPEFGILLAKTQIQHRQVYRQSAVFGQTVHNFGNKASAAISEIESLTNEVLGILGVKRQKSNS
- a CDS encoding DUF2281 domain-containing protein, with the protein product MTIKEQITQELEKLPEPLLQEILDFVQFVQTKHQQIGISANNQPEEPLVAEHTLTGSTAQDLLEFVGSWSGSDIRECLQLVHSSRMPLEF
- a CDS encoding type II toxin-antitoxin system VapC family toxin — translated: MYLLDTNHCSFLIEGVPSVANHLRSLGQVQLATSVIVAGELHFMAQNSEQKAANLIKINAFLRRINLYGIDKETTEIYGDFKSEIIKQFGPKEKSKRRTTKLTTIGISENDLWIAATALRHSLILVSCDSDFERMRQVLEFSLESWV
- a CDS encoding tyrosine-type recombinase/integrase, translating into MTPIHPENLSVLENSLALAIGEDFSLENDPDVIQQLIGDKRSLNTKREYQKDLKDFFLFIAKKEPSRDLVLEFLHLEQRHAVAVVLKYKAHLIKKKLAEATVNRRLSAIKSMVEMGRRLGVCNFSLDDVKGEKVETYRDTMGIPAEDYALVIALVDRSTLKGKRDYAIMRLLWDNGLRRQEIVNLNVRDFNAKEKTLAILGKGKGSQKDVLDLSDKTATAIADWIKASKKKRGNDPLFTVLAYHKNGHRLTGEAIRRLVDGLCKQAGITKKMSPHRIRHSAITTVLDLNNGNYRATQRFSRHAQVQTVLKYDDNRQRLQKQMSDSISELI